One window of the Helicoverpa zea isolate HzStark_Cry1AcR chromosome 7, ilHelZeax1.1, whole genome shotgun sequence genome contains the following:
- the LOC124632106 gene encoding ras-related protein Rab-27A → MDYDYLIKLLCVGDSGVGKTSFLYKYTDGVFHTQFISTVGIDFREKSVIYQQNGRQHRIHLQLWDTAGQERFRSLTTAFYRDAMGFLLLFDLTNEASFLEVRNWIEQLKTHSLSEDPDIVLCGHKCDLQEKRLVNQNRAREFAKNYNLPYLETSAKSGQNIDRAIEILLDRIMNRMESSVEYAMLCASGRRRQSLQKLQASKDKKFCSC, encoded by the exons ATGGACTACGATTatcttattaaacttctttgtGTTGGGGACTCTGGGGTCGGTAAAACAAGCTTCCTCTACAAGTATACTGACGGCGTTTTCCATACACAGTTCATTTCCACAGTGGGCATTGACTTCAGGGAGAAAAGTGTG ATTTACCAGCAAAATGGGAGACAGCATCGAATTCACTTACAACTTTGGGATACAGCAGGACAAGAAAG ATTTCGCAGCCTGACCACAGCGTTTTATCGCGATGCCATGGGTTTTCTTTTGCTGTTTGATCTCACCAATGAAGCCTCTTTTCTTGAAGTTAGAAATTGGATTGAACAGTTAAAG ACACACAGCCTCTCGGAAGATCCAGACATAGTTCTGTGCGGTCACAAATGTGATCTACAAGAAAAGAGGTTGGTTAACCAGAACCGAGCAAGGGAGTTTGCCAAGAACTACAACCTGCCATATTTAGAGACAAGTGCCAAATCGGGTCAGAATATTGACAGAGCCATCGAGATTTTACTTGACCGCATTATGAATAG AATGGAGTCATCAGTAGAGTATGCAATGCTCTGTGCATCAGGCAGACGGCGCCAATCTCTCCAAAAACTACAAGCAAGCAAAGACAAGAAGTTTTGTTCATGCTAA
- the LOC124631967 gene encoding migration and invasion enhancer 1, giving the protein MADNEMDETHTNVKPSNPKVKVEYCGVCDYGGHCLALRQTINKMTPNAIVNCLRGRQGSFEVQVNDKLIYSKLQTMALPDFDEVAEVVNNVSLGEEPRLIKGQQPINCVIS; this is encoded by the exons ATGGCGGATAATGAAATGGATGAAACTCATACCAACGTGAAACCAAGTAATCCCAAAGTAAAAGTGGAATACTG TGGTGTCTGTGATTATGGTGGTCATTGTCTAGCACTCAGacaaactattaataaaatgacTCCTAATGCAATCGTGAATTGTTTGCGTGGACGGCAAG gTTCATTTGAAGTTCAAgtaaatgataaattaatatattcaaaACTACAGACGATGGCACTACCTGACTTTGACGAGGTTGCTGAAGTGGTCAATAATGTATCACTCGGGGAAGAACCTAGGTTAATCAAAGGACAACAACCAATCAACTGTGTAATTTCAtag